The sequence CTGACAACTGTAGTTAAAGGGGGGTGACCGGTTTCGACGGGGGTACGGAGCTGGGGTTGCATACCGAGGTCCCATCGGTCTCGTTAAACAGGTGGGAAAAAACAAACGCTAACAATTACGAGTTAGCCTTAGCTGCATAATCGCAGCTAACGCCTTACAATGGTCGCCTATTGCCATTGATAAGGTGTGATACAGGTAGGATAGTCCATTTCATCCTCCAGTGTGGAATGGATGAAACAGAAACTGGATAGGTTATCTCTGTTACCCGCTCACAGGTAAGGAGATAGCCGAATGCGATATGTGAGATAAGTATGTAGATACCTTAAGTGTAAGGCCTTCGGACGTGGGTTCGATTCCCACCACCTCCACCATTCTTCTCATATATTTCCGCATGAAAGACAGAGACATACACAGGGTAGTGGCAATGCTGAAAAAGGAGGTTAAACGGTGGGAGACACCGATTGTCGGGGTTGTTGCAGACAGTACAAGAGACCCTTTTAAAATACTTATATCCTGTCTCTTGAGTCTCAGGACTAAAGATGGCACGACTGCAAGGGCGACAGAACGACTCTTTGAGATTGCATCAACACCCGAGGAGATGATGGGACTCCCTGTTAGAACCATAGAGAAGTTGATCTATCCCGTGGGGTTTTATCGTGTAAAGGCAAAGAGACTAAAATCAGTATCTGAGGAACTGGTTCAGAGATATTCTTCAAGGGTCCCTGACGAGCTCGATGAGCTCCTTAAGATTAAAGGTGTTGGAAGAAAGACTGCAAATCTCGTGATTACCCTTGGATATAAAAAGTTAGGGATCTGTGTAGACACACATGTCCACAGGATTATGAACAGATGGGGATATGTGGGCACAAAAAACCCTGAGCAGACGGAGATGGAACTACGAAGAAAACTCCCACAAAAATACTGGATAACCATAAATGACCTCCTTGTCAGTTACGGGCAGAATATCTGTAAACCAATATCGCCACTGTGCAGCCAGTGTAAGCTCATATCATACTGTGATCGGTGTGGGATAAAAACGAGCAGGTAACAATCCCTCCTATCTTGTTGCCGAACAATCCTTTTCGCTTCCTGAAGAGAGAATTTAGGATTTGTTACCAAAAATTCTCTAATTTCGCTCAAGGGGTTCAGCAACAGCCTCCCTCCATTTTTCTTGACAGAGAAACCCCCTATCGCTGATAATATGATAGATTTTCTGAACAGGAGAGGGGGGTGATGTATGCCGGGAATAAAGGTGAAGGAAAGTGAATCCTTAGAGAATGCCCTCAGAAGATTCAAGAAACAGTGCGAAAAAGAAGGTATCCTTTCAGAGATAAAGAAAAGAGAGCACTATGAAAAACCAAGTATAAGACGGAAGAAAAAACTCTTAGCCTCACGCAAAAAAGCCTTCAAGCGCACAAAGATAATGGTGTAATAGATGACTCTCATCGAACAACTATCAGAGGACCTAAAACAGGCGATGAAGACAGGGAATAGGGTGAGGGTTGATACCATCCGAATGCTGAGAAACGCTATTAAAAACAAGGAGATAGACAAAAGACGCAGTCTTTCTGATGAAGAGGTGGTTGAGATACTTATTTCTCAGATGAAGCAGAGGAGGGATTCGATCGAACAGTTTGCTAAAGGAGGCAGGCAGGACCTTGTAGAGAAAGAAACAGCGGAATTAAACATCATACAATCCTTCCTCCCGGAACAGCTCTCTGAGGATGAATTACGGGAAAAGATAAGGGAAGCCATAGTTGAGACCGGGGCATCCGGTCTGAAGGATTTCGGTAAGGTCATGAAGGTATTGATGCCAGAGATAAAGGGCAAGGCTGATGGTAAACTC comes from Nitrospirota bacterium and encodes:
- the rpsU gene encoding 30S ribosomal protein S21 produces the protein MPGIKVKESESLENALRRFKKQCEKEGILSEIKKREHYEKPSIRRKKKLLASRKKAFKRTKIMV
- the nth gene encoding endonuclease III; this translates as MKDRDIHRVVAMLKKEVKRWETPIVGVVADSTRDPFKILISCLLSLRTKDGTTARATERLFEIASTPEEMMGLPVRTIEKLIYPVGFYRVKAKRLKSVSEELVQRYSSRVPDELDELLKIKGVGRKTANLVITLGYKKLGICVDTHVHRIMNRWGYVGTKNPEQTEMELRRKLPQKYWITINDLLVSYGQNICKPISPLCSQCKLISYCDRCGIKTSR
- a CDS encoding GatB/YqeY domain-containing protein codes for the protein MTLIEQLSEDLKQAMKTGNRVRVDTIRMLRNAIKNKEIDKRRSLSDEEVVEILISQMKQRRDSIEQFAKGGRQDLVEKETAELNIIQSFLPEQLSEDELREKIREAIVETGASGLKDFGKVMKVLMPEIKGKADGKLVGEFVKGCLGGQS